The Meles meles chromosome 12, mMelMel3.1 paternal haplotype, whole genome shotgun sequence genome includes a window with the following:
- the SUSD2 gene encoding sushi domain-containing protein 2: protein MKPPVLFWALLLLLATAPGPGPRPAAGAPGSCSQRCGDRDGSCSCHPTCSGLSSCCSDFRDFCLEILPYSGSMMGGKDFVVQHLNWLSPTEGVICRFKESIQTLGHVDSFGRVHCVSPLLYETGRIPFTLSLDNGRSFPRSGTWLAVHPNRVSETEKSELVNETRWQYYGTAGITGNLTVTWEPSALATQSVVIELWGYEETGTPYSDKWAAKWSYLYPLATNIPNSGSFTFTPKPAPQNYQRWEVGALRIISSRYYAGEKDVHALWSNEHALAWHLGEDFQADPEAWARAQCLAWEELEDQLPNFLEEVPDCPCTLAQARADLGRFHTDYGCDIEHGSVCTYHPGAVHCVRSVQASPRYASGQQCCYTAAGTLLLTADSTGGSTPDRGHDWGAPPFRTPPRVPGLSHWLYDVVSFYHCCLWAPECSRYMRRRPSSDCRSYRPSRLASTFGDPHFVTFDGANFSFNGRGEYVLLEATLTNLRVHGRAQTRTTSEGTQDRGTGLMAVAVQEGNSDVVEVRLDGGEGVLQVLLNQEVLNFTEQSWMDLKGMFLSIAAQDSVSIMLSSGAGLEVIAQRPFLSVTVLLPEKFLTHTQGLLGTLNDDPTDDYTLRNGRVLPPKATSRELFRFGADWAVENASSLLTYDSWFLVNNFLYQSKHDYTFQPLFSEETTPTPSQATEVAALCGDSHFCAFDVMATGSLSVGNGTRMAHQRHQHRVQSLQPVTSCGWLAPPPNGHKEGISYLAGSTVHFHCNGGYSLFGAEASTCQADGTWSMPSPMCQPARSHAVLLSIIFGSLAAVALVALVYVLLRRRKGNMASWSSQP, encoded by the exons ATGAAGCCTCCCGTCCTGTTCTgggccctgctgctgctgctggcgacagcccccggccccggcccccggccTGCAGCAG gtgcccctgggagcTGCTCCCAGCGCTGTGGAGACCGGGATGGGTCTTGCTCCTGCCACCCAACCTGCTCCGGCCTGAGCTCCTGCTGCTCGGACTTTCGGGACTTCTGCCTGGAAATCTTGCCCTACTCGGGCTCCATGATGGGTGGCAAGGACTTCGTGGTACAGCATCTCAACTGGCTCAGCCCCACTGAAGGCGTGATCTGCAG GTTTAAGGAGAGCATCCAGACCCTGGGGCATGTGGATTCCTTTGGACGCGTGCACTGTGTGTCCCCCTTGCTGTATGAGACAGGCCGCATCCCCTTCACACTCTCCCTGGACAATGGTCGCTCCTTTCCACGCTCCGGGACCTGGCTGGCTG TGCACCCCAACAGAgtgtcagagacagagaagagcGAGCTGGTGAATGAGACACGCTGGCAGTACTATGGCACAGCTGGGATCACGGGTAACCTCACGGTGACCTGGGAGCCCTCCGCTCTGGCCACACAGTCTGTTGTCATCGAGCTCTGGGGCTATGAGGAGACAG GGACGCCATATTCAGATAAGTGGGCCGCAAAGTGGTCGTACCTGTACCCTCTGGCTACAAACATCCCCAACTCTGGCTCCTTCACCTTCACTCCCAAGCCTGCACCGCAGAACTACCAGAGATGGGAAGTGGGTGCACTTCGGATCATCAGCAGCAGATACTATGCAGGGGAGAA AGACGTGCACGCACTGTGGAGCAACGAGCACGCGCTGGCCTGGCACCTGGGTGAGGACTTCCAGGCGGACCCcgaggcctgggcccgggcccagtGCCTGGcctgggaggagctggaggaCCAACTACCcaacttcctggaggaggtgccgGACTGCCCCTGTACCCTGGCTCAGGCCCGGGCTGACTTGGGCCGCTTCCAC ACGGACTACGGCTGTGACATTGAGCACGGCAGCGTGTGCACCTACCACCCCGGGGCCGTGCACTGCGTGCGCTCTGTGCAAGCCAG CCCCCGGTACGCCTCCGGCCAGCAGTGTTGCTACACGGCGGCTGGCACCCTGCTCCTGACGGCCGACTCAACGGGGGGCAGCACCCCGGACCGTGGCCACGACTGGGGCGCGCCCCCATTCCGCACACCACCCCGCGTGCCTGGCCTCTCCCACTGGCTCTACGATGTCGTCAGCTTCTACCACTGCTGCCTCTGGGCGCCCGAGTGCTCCCGGTACATGCGGCGGCGGCCGTCCAGTGACTGTCGCAGCTACCGGCCGTCGCGCCTAG ccTCCACTTTCGGGGACCCACACTTTGTCACCTTCGATGGCGCCAACTTCTCATTCAATGGGCGTGGCGAGTACGTGCTGCTGGAGGCCACACTAACCAACTTGAGGGTGCACGGGCGGGCCCAGACCCGGACGACTTCGGAGG GCACGCAGGACCGAGGCACAGGGCTGATGGCTGTGGCTGTCCAGGAGGGCAACTCGGATGTGGTGGAGGTCCGGCTGGATGGCGGGGAGGGGGTCCTGCAGGTGCTGCTGAACCAGGAGGTGCTCAACTTCACCGAGCAGAGCTGGATGGACCTGAAAG GTATGTTCCTGTCCATAGCTGCCCAGGACAGCGTGTCCATCATGCTGTCATCAGGGGCTGGCCTGGAGGTCATCGCCCAGCGTCCGTTCCTGAGTGTGACTGTTCTCCTGCCTGAGAAGTTCCTTACCCACACGCAAGGCCTTCTTGGGACACTGAATGATGACCCCACTGACGACTATACCCTGCGCAATGGGAGGGTCTTGCCCCCTAAGGCCACTTCCCGCGAGCTGTTCCGCTTTGGGGCCGACT GGGCCGTGGAGAACGCCTCGTCCCTGCTTACCTATGACTCTTGGTTCCTGGTCAACAACTTCCTGTATCAGTCCAAGCATGACTACACCTTTCAGCCGCTGTTCTCGGAGGAGACCACCCCTACCCCCAGTCAGGCCACTGAGGTGGCTGCATTGTGTGGAGACAGCCATTTCTGCGCTTTTGACGTGATGGCCACCGGGAGCCTGAGTGTGGGCAATGGCACGCGGATGGCCCACCAGCGGCACCAGCATCGTGTACAGAGCCTGCAGCCTG TGACGTCTTGCGGCTGGCTGGCTCCGCCCCCCAATGGGCACAAGGAGGGTATCAGCTACCTGGCGGGTTCCACCGTCCACTTCCACTGCAATGGCGGCTACAGCCTGTTTGGGGCAGAGGCCAGCACCTGCCAGGCTGATGGCACCTGGTCCATGCCCAGCCCCATGTGCCAGCCAG CTCGGAGCCATGCGGTCCTGCTGAGCATCATCTTTGGAAGCCTGGCGGCGGTGGCTCTGGTCGCGCTGGTGTATGTGCTTCTACGCCGCAGGAAGGGCAACAT GGCCAGCTGGAGTTCGCAGCCCTGA